In Alosa alosa isolate M-15738 ecotype Scorff River chromosome 19, AALO_Geno_1.1, whole genome shotgun sequence, a genomic segment contains:
- the zmpste24 gene encoding CAAX prenyl protease 1 homolog isoform X2, producing the protein MYRTTTHVPHELGKIMDAETFEKSRLYQLDKSNFGFWSGLYSEAEGTMILVLGGIPFLWNISGSVIAHFGLGAEYEISQSLVFLMLATLFSAFTGLPWSLYNTFVIEEKHGFNQQTVGFFLKDALKKFLVTQCILLPVTSLLLHIIKMGGDYFFIYAWLFTLVVSLVLVTIYADYIAPLFDKFTPLPEGELKEEIESMAKSISFPLTKVYVVEGSKRSSHSNAYFYGFFKNKRIVLFDTLLEDYSPLNQGGEGDTDQGKDNSVPEETNAKPKNKKQGCSNSEVLAVLGHELGHWKLGHTVKNILISQMNSFLCFSLFALLIGQKELFLAFGFHDSQPTLIGLMIIFQFIFSPYNELLSFCLTVLSRRFEFQADAFAKGMNRASELYSALIKLNKDNLGFPVADWLFSMWHYSHPPLLERLRALGGPKQD; encoded by the exons ATGTACCGGACAACAACGCACGTACCCCATGAGTTGGGGAAGATCATGGATGCAGAAACCTTTGAGAAGTCCCGTCTGTATCAACTGGATAAAAGCAATTTCGGTTTCTGGTCAGGGCTCTATTCAGAGGCTGAGGGTACG atgattCTTGTGCTTGGTGGAATTCCCTTCCTCTGGAATATTTCTGGATCTGTGATTGCACACTTTGGCCTGGGTGCAGAATATGAG ATTTCCCAGTCCTTGGTCTTCTTAATGCTAGCAACCCTTTTCAGTGCCTTCACAGGCCTTCCCTGGAGTCTCTACAATACTTTTGTTATTGAGGAGAAGCATGGCTTTAACCAGCAG ACCGTTGGTTTCTTCTTGAAGGATGCCCTAAAGAAGTTTCTGGTGACCCAGTGTATCTTACTTCCAGTCACCTCGCTATTACTTCACATCATTAAGATGGGAGGGGATTACTTTTTCATCTATGCCTGGCTTTTCACCTTGGTTGTGTCTCTG GTGCTGGTCACCATCTATGCTGACTACATTGCCCCCCTGTTTGATAAGTTTACTCCTCTCCCAGAGGGAGAACTGAAAGAGGAGATTGAAAGCATGGCCAAGTCCATCAGCTTCCCTCTGACTAAAGTTTATGTTGTAGAAG GCTCCAAGCGTTCCTCCCACAGCAACGCTTATTTCTATGGTTTCTTCAAAAATAAGCGCATTGTGCTGTTCGATACACTTCTAGAGGATTACTCTCCCCTCAATCAAGGTGGTGAAGGAGACACTGATCAAGGAAAGGATAATTCTGTGCCAGAAGAGACCAATGCCAAACCAAAG AACAAGAAGCAAGGTTGTAGCAACTCTGAAGTTCTTGCAGTTCTTGGACATGAGCTTGGACACTGGAAGCTGGGTCACACTGTGAAGAATATACTCATTAGCCAG atgaATTCCTTCCTATGCTTTTCTCTGTTTGCACTTCTGATTGGTCAGAAAGAGCTCTTCCTTGCCTTTGGTTTCCATGACAGCCAGCCCACCCTAATTGGTCTCATGATCATTTTCCAGTTCATATTCTCCCCGTATAATGAG CTCTTGTCGTTCTGCTTGACGGTGTTGAGCCGCCGGTTCGAGTTCCAGGCGGACGCCTTCGCCAAGGGGATGAACCGTGCCTCTGAGCTCTACTCAGCTCTCATCAAGCTCAACAAGGACAACCTGGGCTTCCCCGTGGCTGACTGGCTCTTCTCCATGTGGCACTACTCTCATCCTCCCCTGCTGGAGCGCCTCCGAGCCTTAGGGGGCCCCAAGCAGGATTGA
- the zmpste24 gene encoding CAAX prenyl protease 1 homolog isoform X1 codes for MISTMLQTIMELSVESKIFYAVLLFSWAVYLWEAYLAFRQRRMYRTTTHVPHELGKIMDAETFEKSRLYQLDKSNFGFWSGLYSEAEGTMILVLGGIPFLWNISGSVIAHFGLGAEYEISQSLVFLMLATLFSAFTGLPWSLYNTFVIEEKHGFNQQTVGFFLKDALKKFLVTQCILLPVTSLLLHIIKMGGDYFFIYAWLFTLVVSLVLVTIYADYIAPLFDKFTPLPEGELKEEIESMAKSISFPLTKVYVVEGSKRSSHSNAYFYGFFKNKRIVLFDTLLEDYSPLNQGGEGDTDQGKDNSVPEETNAKPKNKKQGCSNSEVLAVLGHELGHWKLGHTVKNILISQMNSFLCFSLFALLIGQKELFLAFGFHDSQPTLIGLMIIFQFIFSPYNELLSFCLTVLSRRFEFQADAFAKGMNRASELYSALIKLNKDNLGFPVADWLFSMWHYSHPPLLERLRALGGPKQD; via the exons atgatCTCAACAATGCTGCAAACAATAATGGAGCTATCAGTAGAGAGTAAAATATTTTATGCCGTATTGTTGTTCTCATGGGCAGTCTATCTATGGGAGGCTTATCTTGCCTTCAGACAA CGGAGGATGTACCGGACAACAACGCACGTACCCCATGAGTTGGGGAAGATCATGGATGCAGAAACCTTTGAGAAGTCCCGTCTGTATCAACTGGATAAAAGCAATTTCGGTTTCTGGTCAGGGCTCTATTCAGAGGCTGAGGGTACG atgattCTTGTGCTTGGTGGAATTCCCTTCCTCTGGAATATTTCTGGATCTGTGATTGCACACTTTGGCCTGGGTGCAGAATATGAG ATTTCCCAGTCCTTGGTCTTCTTAATGCTAGCAACCCTTTTCAGTGCCTTCACAGGCCTTCCCTGGAGTCTCTACAATACTTTTGTTATTGAGGAGAAGCATGGCTTTAACCAGCAG ACCGTTGGTTTCTTCTTGAAGGATGCCCTAAAGAAGTTTCTGGTGACCCAGTGTATCTTACTTCCAGTCACCTCGCTATTACTTCACATCATTAAGATGGGAGGGGATTACTTTTTCATCTATGCCTGGCTTTTCACCTTGGTTGTGTCTCTG GTGCTGGTCACCATCTATGCTGACTACATTGCCCCCCTGTTTGATAAGTTTACTCCTCTCCCAGAGGGAGAACTGAAAGAGGAGATTGAAAGCATGGCCAAGTCCATCAGCTTCCCTCTGACTAAAGTTTATGTTGTAGAAG GCTCCAAGCGTTCCTCCCACAGCAACGCTTATTTCTATGGTTTCTTCAAAAATAAGCGCATTGTGCTGTTCGATACACTTCTAGAGGATTACTCTCCCCTCAATCAAGGTGGTGAAGGAGACACTGATCAAGGAAAGGATAATTCTGTGCCAGAAGAGACCAATGCCAAACCAAAG AACAAGAAGCAAGGTTGTAGCAACTCTGAAGTTCTTGCAGTTCTTGGACATGAGCTTGGACACTGGAAGCTGGGTCACACTGTGAAGAATATACTCATTAGCCAG atgaATTCCTTCCTATGCTTTTCTCTGTTTGCACTTCTGATTGGTCAGAAAGAGCTCTTCCTTGCCTTTGGTTTCCATGACAGCCAGCCCACCCTAATTGGTCTCATGATCATTTTCCAGTTCATATTCTCCCCGTATAATGAG CTCTTGTCGTTCTGCTTGACGGTGTTGAGCCGCCGGTTCGAGTTCCAGGCGGACGCCTTCGCCAAGGGGATGAACCGTGCCTCTGAGCTCTACTCAGCTCTCATCAAGCTCAACAAGGACAACCTGGGCTTCCCCGTGGCTGACTGGCTCTTCTCCATGTGGCACTACTCTCATCCTCCCCTGCTGGAGCGCCTCCGAGCCTTAGGGGGCCCCAAGCAGGATTGA
- the LOC125283944 gene encoding dynein light chain Tctex-type 1-like, giving the protein MDDATTTEETGFVVDDITTVVKEVVETTMGNSTYQQSRVNQWTSSVVESSLSQLTKLGKSFKYIVTCIILQKNGAGLHTASSCFWDNSTDGSCTVRWENKTMYCIVSVYGLAV; this is encoded by the exons ATGGATGACGCTACAACCACCGAAGAG ACCGGCTTTGTGGTGGATGACATCACTACAGTAGTTAAAGAA GTTGTGGAGACTACCATGGGGAACAGTACCTACCAGCAAAGTCGCGTTAATCAGTGGACCTCCAGTGTGGTGGAGTCAAGTCTGAGTCAACTCACCAAACTAGGGAAATCTTTCAAATACATAG TGACATGCATCATACTGCAGAAAAACGGGGCTGGTCTTCATACAGCAAGTTCTTGTTTCTGGGACAATTCCACTGATG GAAGCTGTACTGTGAGATGGGAGAACAAAACCATGTACTGCATTGTTAGTGTCTATGGGCTGGCTGTTTAG
- the rlf gene encoding zinc finger protein Rlf, protein MADGAVEAEPDWADQLLHTVEDSFLVMDSLQATLQRLEFDLRQKDISENSSTEYCNNFCQVLMHYAGSRNSVEHGLPLLEVYCLSINCFAAARPHLTSESDSVALVLKRLALSCFELLLSVPVSDVPYHTWMQFHHSVQVAHDSLLQYGSTDLQALLQITQAGGPWNLPILIDLLTGQPTDPEELCAFIALEGDGFMEMRIKHLEKLGELDKAMILMKACANCILLPNYTGFRQTFVSQLCKMLPNDEAVLEISRLDGKDVLDIICNMETEGDENSAHILCTTYLTWQLQEESLYCSWELTLLWSKLQRRTDPSLESFLERSLQFGAIAKTAYHLLFLIQVVQTEALQLGLRVSVELCVKALQLPSQEDNDTRTAVCKTVACLLSEDLEVLRACQLTEFLLKPTLDSFTTLEELYQQPDQKYDEENGIIPNSLRCELLLALKAIWPFDPEFWDWKTLKHHCNRLLGLQPEKEEEEETTQEVDPLLAAKDFKEKEEERDQGDKSEIEKLKRENVKNCESRISSTGHEDDDQNEDDFKSKEGLRSPSKKIVMSERSLRWQKYKFCCLICKKEVIEARFLHHSKKHEENGVFTCPVCLQKFQGKQEFSPHISTHSQMPARGRNPQKKKKVKKKVDLEKEMDEDEVDDLEPGEIALDPSIRMYYESTHDPDVLDHILEQAAAVPRKQADQDYITFDYISTHFAFQDREVYTCPATNCSKNFKLVKYLSMHLKDHKDGDRDPNIKHYLEMKDKREKCSFCRKHFMTAYHHRKHRRVHFGDQPYMCIVTGCGARFNAINKLVEHKHSHAVRLGYQCELKGCSISFSDLGQLYHHEAQHFRNAAYHCTSPGCKKFFYSRKEFLKHLVTHGITFTEDDFEAQRERQRKLVDAILEEDTTPKMPCNSNAAEVINALQKDTTTTTTTTTTACSSSPCQNVDCKDFKGSLTNVAVCFDGEKFTCGFEKCRKTFSKTKDIQRHLKCAHPEQVKIEKKGCKKVNKDKGLKTDIKTDTGGQDVRLSVSPLPSHETGIPSTQMHTDPITTSSTNSAPKDSLTDILLSLSKLSLHCPFSRKGLCDPVHPESDTLVTPSSSPPANSSSKLTSEKSESKPGPPVETKKQQLKNKSNDGIPAETQPETCKMSSFLIQPTTKPYTCDIKGCSYQSVTSQALKRHYQTKHNISDEEVKGLEKFKAEFKFKPFKCHLCPKGYREKKELRSHYMQMHNISEAVVDQMSCSVKKRDESKVQDSPKSKVSLKLNSKKDSVEEDKTTDVPVWRSRSQRRKGLALTKLECENDQAPEQKSRKCKDLPALQHNHCEDGVTKEGRGSRRLVAKNNLCYILTNYHKPFHCVHKDCNSAFTNQTGLVRHLQIVHHYKRSQLSLEGEQNVNQNACVKKEPAGPNLFFCKYNGCGKHFHHAASLYRHNRRVHRKVPSRVLHTSRPLSTLQRREPVSEEPIPRFKCTYANCNASYHLNSSLLRHTNNEHCDQNSLSQTAQKSPTPLVRCNFEGCTRVFSQNSNYRRHVFYRHYEYYESVVVLQNANKKDKPTSGCQKKLITHSPKLPLRHSLRFCPKPQEVIQSEESTEESVEESINENVKKEKSPTQSSPSRRPLVFRSHEEALQMCQDRCLPVAFPCMVQDCNTVVTLLGSMRRHYRRVHKMSDFRINLKKDKLVLNSEQLEEIIQKKSALVCPDIVRSPSGVLKMEYQAEPDNPGGPPLPMSLHSIKTAQMEERDIVVLSEKPPSDSSILDADNLLYGETPGHTEALPEVQSSHSQEISQPQSPNPPPVQATLVDLSPPPSLRISVDEGFDSSGNDSGKSTRFPATPAPTVTVPITPPRQPLKRKNELTESPQPLSPSLNSKDFSTLSPAQNTFDLATYKPMGFESSFLKFIQESREKEDIEPVLPEPFKRRECCRRNYSVKENSQMGFRITRSRLGRASPLKPLLSASEFHSVENLHYILDRALTGCGDDQAIKQLQYLRPVVVLERSKLS, encoded by the exons GTGCTGATGCATTACGCTGGGAGCAGGAACTCAGTAGAGCACGGATTGCCACTGTTGGAGGTTTACTGTCTGTCCATCAATTGTTTTGCTGCTGCAAGACCACATCTGACCTCCGAGTCAGACAGTGTGGCCCTTGTGTTGAAGCGACTTGCATT GAGTTGCTTTGAGCTGCTGTTGTCTGTTCCTGTAAGTGATGTCCCTTATCATACATGGATGCAATTCCACCACTCTGTTCAG GTGGCTCATGATTCCTTGCTGCAATATGGTAGCACAGACTTGCAGGCTCTTCTCCAGATCACACAAGCAGGTGGCCCATGGAACCTGCCAATCCTAATTGACTTGCTTACTGGTCAACCAACAGATCCTGAAGAGC TCTGTGCCTTCATTGCCTTAGAAGGAGATGGCTTCATGGAAATGAGAATCAAACATCTAGAGAAACTTGGAGAATTGGATAAGGCCATGATCCTGATGAAAGCCTGTGCAAATTGCATACTTCTTCCTAATTACACCGGTTTCCGGCAAACCTTCGTGTCCCAGCTTTGCAAAATGCTTCCCAATGATGAGGCAGTTTTAGAG ATTTCTAGACTTGATGGCAAAGATGTACTCGATATTATTTGTAATATGGAGACAGAGGGTGATGAAAATTCTGCCCACATTCTGTGCACCACCTACCTTACGTGGCAACTGCAGGAAGAGAGCCTTTACTGTTCTTG GGAACTTACGCTTTTGTGGAGTAAACTACAAAGAAGAACAGATCCTTCATTGGAATCATTTCTGGAGCGTTCCCTGCAATTTGGTGCCATTGCCAAAACAGCCTACCATCTGCTCTTCCTTATTCAGGTCGTCCAGACTGAG GCTTTACAGCTTGGATTGCGAGTTTCAGTTGAACTTTGTGTCAAAGCGCTTCAACTCCCAAGTCAGGAAGACAACGACACAAGGACTGCTGTGTGCAAGACTGTGGCATGTCTCCTGTCAGAAGATCTGGAAGTACTCAGGGCTTGCCAGCTGACAGAGTTTTTACTAAAGCCCACTCTTGACTCCTTTACAACACTTGAGGAGCTCTACCAACAGCCTGATCAGAAGTATGACGAGGAGAATGGCATAATTCCAAACTCACTGCGCTGTGAGCTGCTTCTTGCTCTCAAAGCAATTTGGCCTTTTGATCCGGAGTTCTGGGACTGGAAAACTCTTAAACACCACTGCAACAGGCTACTGGGTCTTCAAccggagaaagaggaggaggaggaaacaaCACAAGAGGTGGATCCTCTTCTTGCAGCAAAGGACTttaaagagaaggaggaggagagagatcaaGGAGATAAAAGTGAAATAGAGAAATTGAAAAGAGAAAATGTGAAGAACTGTGAGTCAAGGATCAGCAGCACTGGCCATGAAGATGATGACCAAAATGAAGATGACTTCAAATCAAAAGAGGGTCTGAGATCACCTTCAAAGAAGATAGTCATGTCCGAGAGGAGCCTGCGGTGGCAGAAATATAAATTCTGTTGTTTGATATGCAAAAAAGAGGTAATTGAGGCCAGATTCCTCCATCATTCCAAAAAACATGAAGAGAATGGGGTCTTCACCTGCCCTGTGTGTCTTCAAAAGTTCCAAGGAAAGCAAGAGTTTTCTCCCCATatcagcacacactcacaaatgccAGCCCGTGGGCGTAATcctcagaagaagaagaaagtgaaaaagaaggtGGACTTGGAAAAGGAAATGGATGAGGATGAAGTTGATGACTTAGAACCTGGTGAGATTGCATTAGACCCATCTATAAGAATGTACTATGAGTCTACACATGATCCTGATGTGCTGGATCACATTTTGGAGCAAGCTGCAGCTGTGCCCAGAAAACAGGCAGATCAGGATTACATCACTTTTGACTACATCAGCACTCACTTTGCATTCCAGGACCGTGAGGTATATACCTGCCCTGCAACTAACTGCTCAAAGAACTTCAAGCTTGTAAAGTACCTGAGTATGCACTTGAAAGACCACAAAGATGGCGACCGTGACCCTAATATAAAACACTATTTAGAAATGAAAGACAAACGGGAAAAGTGCAGTTTCTGCCGCAAGCACTTCATGACTGCCTACCACCACCGTAAGCATAGACGAGTCCATTTTGGTGATCAGCCTTACATGTGTATAGTCACCGGATGTGGAGCTCGATTCAACGCCATCAATAAACTTGTTGAGCACAAGCACAGCCATGCTGTCCGGCTTGGGTACCAGTGTGAGCTTAAAGGATGCAGCATCTCCTTTTCTGATCTTGGACAGCTTTACCACCATGAAGCCCAGCACTTCCGTAATGCTGCTTACCACTGCACCAGTCCGGGATGTAAGAAGTTCTTCTACTCACGCAAAGAGTTTTTGAAGCACTTAGTTACACATGGTATCACATTCACTGAGGATGATTTTGAGGCTCAAAGAGAGCGACAGCGTAAACTTGTGGATGCTATTTTAGAGGAAGACACCACCCCCAAAATGCCTTGCAACTCAAATGCAGCAGAAGTCATCAATGCTTTACAGAAAgacacaacaacaaccacaacaacaacaacaacagcttgTTCCTCGTCCCCATGTCAGAATGTGGACTGCAAGGATTTTAAGGGCTCTCTGACAAATGTGGCTGTTTGTTTCGATGGGGAAAAATTCACCTGCGGTTTTGAGAAGTGCCGCAAAACTTTCTCTAAAACTAAGGACATTCAGAGGCACCTTAAATGTGCACACCCAGAACAGGTGAAGATAGAAAAAAAGGGATGCAAGAAAGTGAACAAGGACAAGGGCTTAAAGACCGACATCAAGACAGATACAGGTGGTCAGGATGTGAGATTATCAGTAAGCCCACTGCCTAGCCATGAAACAGGTATCCCAAGCACTCAAATGCATACTGATCCCATCACTACATCTTCAACAAATTCTGCCCCAAAAGACTCTTTGACCGATATCTTGCTAAGCCTTAGCAAGCTTAGCCTACATTGCCCTTTTTCCAGAAAAGGTTTATGCGATCCAGTTCATCCAGAATCAGATACACTGGTCACACCCTCATCATCTCCACCTGCCAACTCCTCTTCCAAATTAACCTCTGAAAAGTCAGAATCAAAACCAGGCCCGCCTGTTGAAACAAAGAAGCAGCAActgaaaaacaaatcaaatgatGGCATTCCTGCCGAGACTCAACCTGAGACATGCAAGATGAGCAGCTTCCTCATCCAACCCACAACAAAGCCTTATACATGTGATATTAAAGGCTGTAGTTATCAAAGTGTTACTAGCCAGGCTTTAAAGCGTCATTACCAGACCAAGCACAACATCTCAGACGAAGAGGTGAAAGGGTTGGAGAAATTTAAAGCCGAGTTCAAGTTCAAGCCATTCAAGTGCCACCTCTGCCCCAAGGGCtatagagagaagaaagagttAAGGAGTCATTATATGCAGATGCACAATATAAGTGAGGCAGTGGTTGATCAAATGAGCTGCTCTGTAAAGAAAAGAGATGAAAGCAAAGTCCAAGACTCGCCAAAATCCAAAGTTAGTCTCAAGCTGAACTCTAAAAAAGACTCGGTAGAAGAAGACAAGACAACTGATGTGCCTGTGTGGCGATCTCGATCACAAAGACGAAAAGGGTTAGCGTTAACAAAGCTTGAGTGTGAAAATGATCAGGCACCAGAGCAGAAGAGCCGTAAGTGTAAAGATCTGCCAGCTTTGCAACACAATCATTGTGAGGATGGGGTCACAAAAGAGGGAAGAGGCAGCCGGCGTCTAGTAGCGAAAAACAACCTCTGCTACATCCTGACAAACTACCATAAGCCCTTTCACTGTGTGCATAAAGACTGCAACTCTGCATTCACCAACCAGACTGGCCTGGTGCGGCACCTGCAGATTGTACACCATTATAAGCGGTCACAGCTGAGTCTGGAAGGGGAACAAAATGTGAATCAAAATGCTTGTGTGAAAAAGGAGCCAGCTGGACCAAATCTCTTCTTTTGCAAGTACAATGGCTGTGGGAAGCATTTCCATCACGCAGCAAGTCTGTATAGGCATAATCGACGGGTGCACAGAAAGGTACCCTCAAGGGTTTTGCACACGTCAAGGCCTCTCAGCACATTACAAAGAAGAGAACCTGTGTCAGAGGAGCCCATCCCACGGTTTAAGTGCACATATGCCAACTGCAATGCTAGTTATCACCTAAATAGCAGCTTGTTGCGTCACACAAATAATGAACATTGCGACCAAAATTCTCTGAGCCAGACTGCCCAGAAATCACCAACCCCATTAGTGCGTTGTAATTTTGAGGGGTGCACTCGAGTTTTCTCCCAAAACTCAAACTACAGGAGACATGTGTTCTACAGGCACTATGAATATTATGAGTCTGTTGTAGTACTTCAGAATGCTAACAAAAAAGACAAGCCAACCAGTGGATGCCAAAAGAAATTGATAACACATTCCCCTAAGCTACCTCTGCGGCATTCCTTGAGATTCTGCCCAAAGCCCCAAGAAGTCATTCAGTCTGAAGAAAGTACAGAGGAGAGTGTGGAAGAATCAATAAATGAAAACGTGAAAAAGGAGAAGAGTCCAACACAATCCTCTCCAAGTAGACGACCGCTAGTCTTCCGCAGTCACGAGGAAGCTTTGCAAATGTGCCAAGATCGCTGCTTGCCTGTAGCCTTTCCCTGCATGGTGCAGGACTGTAATACAGTTGTCACACTTTTAGGTAGCATGCGCCGTCATTACAGAAGAGTCCACAAAATGTCAGATTTTCGGATCAACCTGAAGAAGGATAAACTCGTCCTAAATTCTGAACAACTAGAGGAGATCATACAAAAGAAATCGGCATTGGTTTGTCCTGACATAGTAAGGTCACCCAGTGGAGTTCTTAAAATGGAATATCAAGCGGAGCCTGACAATCCAGGAGGTCCACCTCTTCCCATGAGCCTTCACTCCATCAAAACGGCTCAAATGGAGGAGCGGGACATAGTTGTATTGTCAGAAAAGCCACCATCTGACAGTAGTATACTTGATGCAGATAACTTGCTGTATGGAGAAACTCCGGGACACACTGAGGCGCTGCCCGAGGTTCAAAGCAGCCATAGTCAAGAGATCAGCCAACCACAATCTCCGAACCCTCCTCCAGTCCAGGCCACTCTGGTAGACCTTTCTCCACCACCTTCTCTCAGAATCAGTGTTGATGAAGGGTTTGACTCATCAGGCAATGACAGTGGCAAATCAACGAGATTCCCTGCTACACCTGCACCTACTGTAACTGTGCCTATAACTCCACCACGACAGCCTCTCAAAAGAAAAAATGAGCTCACTGAGTCTCCACaacctctgtctccctccctcaacTCAAAAGATTTCTCAACTCTAAGCCCTGCCCAGAACACTTTTGATTTGGCGACATACAAGCCAATGGGGTTTGAATCCTCTTTCCTGAAGTTCATTCAGGAAAGCAGggaaaaagaggacattgaGCCAGTCCTGCCTGAGCCATTTAAACGGCGTGAGTGTTGTCGCCGGAACTACTCTGTTAAAGAGAACAGTCAGATGGGATTTAGGATCACCCGCAGCAGACTGGGGAGGGCGTCACCACTGAAGCCCTTACTCTCAGCCAGTGAATTTCACTCTGTGGAAAACCTGCACTACATCTTGGACCGTGCTCTGACAGGTTGTGGTGACGATCAGGCAATCAAGCAGCTGCAGTACCTCAGACCTGTTGTGGTTCTAGAAAGATCAAAATTGTCCTAG